CGTCGCCCCGGAGGGGATTTTCCGGACGGAATGATCGGCCAGGATCCGCACGGAAAGCCCCACCGGCCCCGCGTACCCGGACGGCGCCCCTGTCAGCTCCCTCACGCGGTCCTCGGCCGCAAGCTTCACCCAATCGGCTCCGAGGCGGTTCTTCACCTTGACCTCGTTCACCTCGTGCTTCCCCGACAGCACGACGGCCACGTCCCCCTTGTCCGTCTCGAACAGGAGGGTCTTGAAAAGGAGACCCGGAGGGATGCCGAGGAAGGCGGACACCTCCTCGATGGTCCGTTTTCCGGGAGTGGGCACTTTCCGGGGGGATCCCGTTGCGGGATCCGCGCCGGGACCTATTTCTCCCGGCGGGCACTCCGCTTTCTCCACGTTGGCGGAATAATGGCAACTCTGGCAGGAGACGATCGCGTCCTCCCCCGATTCGGCGATCACCATGAACTCGTGGGAACTGCTCCCCCCGATCGCCCCCGTGTCCGCTTCGACGGCCCGGAAATCAAGACCCATCCGCCGGAAGATCCGGCTGTAGGCCTCGAATATTTTCCGGTACGACCCGGCCGCCCCCTCCTCGTCCGCGTCGAAGGAGTAGGCGTCCTTCATGAAGAATTCCCTGCCCCGCATCAGTCCGAACCGGGGGCGGATCTCGTCGCGGAACTTGTCCTGGATCTGGTAGAGAGTCAACGGAAGCTGCCGGTAGGAGCGGACCTCCCGACGGACGAGATCGGTGATCACCTCCTCGTGGGTCGGCCCCAGGCAGAATTCCCGTTCCGCCCTGTCGCGGAACCGGAGCAGCTCTTTCCCGTAGGCATCCCACCGGCCGCTTTCCTTCCACAGCTCCGCCGGTATGACGGCGGGCATCAGAACCTCCAGCGCCCCCGCCCGGTCCATCTCCTCGCGGAGGATTCCCTCCACCTTCCGGAGGACCCGGAGGCCCGCGGGGAGGTAGTTGTAGATCCCCGACGCCACCTTGCGGATGAGCCCCGCGCGGAGCATCAGCCGGTGGCTCGCAACTTCCGCATCGGAGGGGGTCTCCTTCGTCGTCGGCATGAGGTATCCCGAATACCGGATCAACGCCTTCTCCTTCCGTCCCTCGCCAGCCGCTGTGCGAACCGGACCACCTCGGCGACGATCTCTTTCTCCTTCACCTTTTTGACGACCTCCCCCCGGACGAAGAGGAGGCCCTCCCCCCGCCCTCCGGCGACCCCCACGTCGGCTTCCCTGGCCTCTCCGGGGCCGTTCACGGCGCACCCCATGATCGCCACCTTCAAAGGAATCGTCATGCGGGAGAGCCGCCGCTCCACCTCGCAGGCGATGCCGGCGACGTCGATCGAGACCCTCCCGCAGGTCGGGCAGGAGATGAAATCCGGTCCCCGCTCCCGCAAGCCCAGGCTTTTCAGGATCTGCCAGCCCACGCGGACCTCTTCCTCGGGGGGGCCGGTGATCGAGACGCGGAGGGTGTCCCCGATCCCTTCCGCAAGAAGGATCCCGAGGCCGATCGACGATTTCACCGTCCCGGAGAATACCGTCCCCGCTTCGGTCACTCCGATGTGAAGGGGGTAGTCGAACCGCTTCGAGAACAGGCGGTACGCCTCGACCGTGGTCGGAACGTCGGAAGCTTTGAGAGAGAACTTGACCTGCCGGAACCGGGCCTTTTCGCACAACCGGACGGCCCTCGCCGCGCTTTCCAGGAGCGCCCGCGGGGTCGGCCCTCCGTGCCTGTCCAGGAGATCCTTTTCCAGCGACCCGGCGTTCACGCCGATTCGGACCGGGATCCTGCGGGCGCGTGCCGCCTTAAGCACTTCGAGAGTCCTGGCCTCGCCCCCGATGTTCCCCGGGTTGATCCGCAACCCGTCCGCGCCGGCCTCCGCGCACGCGATGGCGACCCGGTGACGGAAATGAACATCGGCGATCACGGGAATCGGCGAGGAGGATTTGATCCTGCGAAAG
This sequence is a window from Candidatus Deferrimicrobiaceae bacterium. Protein-coding genes within it:
- a CDS encoding proline--tRNA ligase → MIRYSGYLMPTTKETPSDAEVASHRLMLRAGLIRKVASGIYNYLPAGLRVLRKVEGILREEMDRAGALEVLMPAVIPAELWKESGRWDAYGKELLRFRDRAEREFCLGPTHEEVITDLVRREVRSYRQLPLTLYQIQDKFRDEIRPRFGLMRGREFFMKDAYSFDADEEGAAGSYRKIFEAYSRIFRRMGLDFRAVEADTGAIGGSSSHEFMVIAESGEDAIVSCQSCHYSANVEKAECPPGEIGPGADPATGSPRKVPTPGKRTIEEVSAFLGIPPGLLFKTLLFETDKGDVAVVLSGKHEVNEVKVKNRLGADWVKLAAEDRVRELTGAPSGYAGPVGLSVRILADHSVRKIPSGATGANEKDAHLVDVVPGRDFSPESYADMRLVEEGDRCPRCPGFLRFSRGIEVGHVFRLGTKYSKALSATYLDAGGKEKPIVMGCYGIGVGRTAAAAIEQHHDADGIIWPISIAPFEVCVLPVNMKNDKLGKEAERVGEELSVGGLEVLFDDREERPGIKFKDADLVGIPMRVTFGEKNFEAGFAEIRDRRTGKTERVEISGVVDRVCAAVEEKRKECAP
- the ispG gene encoding flavodoxin-dependent (E)-4-hydroxy-3-methylbut-2-enyl-diphosphate synthase translates to PVSVQSMTNTDTGNVRATVSQIRSLAREGCEIVRVAVPDEASVRAFRRIKSSSPIPVIADVHFRHRVAIACAEAGADGLRINPGNIGGEARTLEVLKAARARRIPVRIGVNAGSLEKDLLDRHGGPTPRALLESAARAVRLCEKARFRQVKFSLKASDVPTTVEAYRLFSKRFDYPLHIGVTEAGTVFSGTVKSSIGLGILLAEGIGDTLRVSITGPPEEEVRVGWQILKSLGLRERGPDFISCPTCGRVSIDVAGIACEVERRLSRMTIPLKVAIMGCAVNGPGEAREADVGVAGGRGEGLLFVRGEVVKKVKEKEIVAEVVRFAQRLARDGRRRR